The following are from one region of the Fibrobacterota bacterium genome:
- a CDS encoding sigma-54-dependent Fis family transcriptional regulator codes for MAKILIVDDEAAQRRIMADILKAAGHRVAVAESADQAEETVADFGPEVVLTDLKMPGRGGLALVESLGKLPLPPEVVVITAFGTVDTAVKAMRLGAYDYLTKPLEKDELLLVAERAAEKFSLRMESKRLRQELHGRLGEGLVAESGAMKAILEMVDMVAQSDATVLIRGESGTGKERIARLVHLQGARGSRPMLSINCAAFPETLLESELFGYEKGAFTGAAARKIGIIEAAHSGTLFLDEVGDMSISTQAKLLRVLQEREIRRVGGTATIPIDIRVIAATHKDLAEGIRDGSFREDLFYRLNVIPIVIPPLRDRKEDIPALVRHFLSRSPRPKQIEPEVLRLLTRYDWPGNVRELQAVIERVSVLTKGPEITPADLPFELREEGRRMAAPQGEFEIPPEGIVFETWEKNLLAQALARTQGNMAEAAKLLGMTYRTFQYRAMKFGLKGV; via the coding sequence ATGGCGAAGATCCTGATTGTCGACGACGAGGCCGCGCAACGGCGCATCATGGCGGATATCCTCAAGGCGGCGGGCCATCGCGTGGCGGTGGCCGAATCGGCGGACCAGGCCGAAGAAACCGTCGCCGATTTCGGGCCCGAAGTGGTGCTCACCGATCTCAAGATGCCGGGCCGGGGAGGATTGGCGCTGGTGGAATCCCTCGGCAAGCTTCCGCTTCCCCCGGAGGTGGTGGTGATCACCGCCTTCGGCACGGTCGATACGGCCGTGAAGGCCATGCGCCTGGGCGCGTACGACTATCTCACCAAACCCCTCGAGAAGGATGAGCTGCTCCTGGTGGCCGAACGCGCCGCCGAGAAGTTCTCCCTGCGCATGGAAAGCAAGCGTCTGCGCCAGGAACTGCATGGGCGCCTCGGGGAAGGCCTGGTGGCGGAGTCGGGCGCCATGAAGGCCATCCTGGAAATGGTGGACATGGTGGCCCAGAGCGATGCCACCGTCCTGATCCGCGGGGAAAGCGGCACCGGCAAGGAACGCATCGCCCGGCTGGTGCACCTGCAAGGCGCGCGCGGATCGCGGCCCATGCTCAGCATCAACTGCGCGGCTTTCCCCGAGACCCTGCTCGAGTCCGAGCTGTTCGGCTACGAGAAGGGGGCCTTCACCGGGGCGGCGGCACGGAAGATAGGCATCATCGAGGCCGCGCACAGCGGCACCCTCTTCCTGGATGAGGTGGGCGACATGTCCATCAGCACCCAGGCCAAGCTTTTGCGCGTCCTTCAGGAGCGCGAGATCAGGAGGGTAGGGGGGACCGCCACCATCCCTATCGACATCCGCGTGATCGCAGCGACCCATAAGGATTTGGCGGAAGGCATCCGCGACGGTTCCTTCCGCGAAGATCTTTTCTACCGCCTGAACGTGATCCCCATCGTGATCCCGCCCTTACGCGATCGCAAGGAGGATATCCCCGCCCTGGTCCGTCATTTCCTTTCGCGCTCCCCGCGGCCCAAGCAAATCGAGCCTGAAGTATTGCGTCTACTGACCCGCTACGATTGGCCGGGCAACGTGCGCGAGTTGCAGGCGGTCATCGAACGCGTTTCCGTCCTGACCAAAGGCCCGGAGATCACCCCGGCCGACCTGCCCTTCGAACTACGGGAAGAGGGCCGCCGGATGGCCGCCCCGCAAGGGGAATTCGAAATCCCCCCGGAAGGCATCGTGTTCGAGACCTGGGAAAAGAACCTGTTGGCGCAAGCCCTGGCCCGAACCCAAGGCAATATGGCCGAAGCCGCCAAGCTTTTGGGGATGACCTACCGGACCTTCCAGTACCGTGCCATGAAATTCGGCCTCAAAGGCGTTTAA